GCGCCCAGCTCACTGGGGGGGGCCATGATCGATGGGCAGTCTGCCTTCACCAGTGAGACCCTGAACAAGGCTCCTGGCATGAATGCCATCGACCAAGGCATGGCTGCTCTCAAGCTGGGCAGCACGGAtgtggccagcagcatgccAAAGGTTGTGGGGTCAGCTGTGGGTAGTGGATCCATCACCAGTAACATTGTAGCCTCCAACAGCTTGCCTCCAGCCACCATTGCTCCTCCGAAGCCAACCTCCTGGGCCGACATTGCCAGCAAacctgccaagcagcagcccaagctgAAGACCAAGAATGGCCTTGCAGGCTCGacgctgccaccacctcccatcAAGCACAACATGGACATCGGCACGTGGGACAACAAAGGGCCCGTGGCAAAGGCCCCGGTGCAGGCCTTGGTTCCAAAcatggcacagcagccagctcaggTGTCCTCCCAGCCCGTGGGTCAGCAGATCAACAGCAGCCCACCGGTGGTACAGGCCTCGAGTGGGCCACAGCCCCAGGTACTGCCATCGCAGCCAAGCCAGCTGCCAGTGCCACcgccagcccagccctcccGCTGGGTTGCCCCCCGCAACCGGGGCAGTGGCTTCAGCCAGAACGGGGCAGACAGCAACGGAGCAGGGCTGGCTCAGGCGGCACCTGGTGCCGCTCCCTCAGAGCCACACCCAGTGCTGGAGAAGCTGAGGTCCATCAACAACTACAACCCCAAGGATTTCGACTGGAACCCGAAGCACGGCCGTGTGTTCATCATCAAGAGCTACTCTGAGGACGACATCCACCGGTCCATCAAGTACAACATCTGGTGCAGCACAGAGCATGGCAACAAGAGACTGGACGCTGCCTACCGCTCCATGAACGCCAAGGGCCCTGTCTACCTGCTCTTCAGCGTCAACGGCAGCGGCCACTTCTGCGGGGTAGCAGAGATGAAATCTGCTGTGGACTACAACACGTGTGCAGGGGTCTGGTCCCAGGACAAGTGGAAGGGGCGGTTTGATGTCAGGTGGATTTTTGTGAAGGACGTTCCCAATAGCCAGCTGCGGCACATCCGCCTAGAGAACAACGAGAACAAACCAGTGACCAACTCCAGGGACACTCAGGAGGTGCctctggaaaaggctaagcAGGTGTTGAAAATCATTGCCACCTACAAGCACACCACCTCCATCTTTGATGACTTCTCGCACTATGAGAAAcgccaagaggaggaggaaaatgttAAAAAGGTAATGGTCGTTTGTCTGAGAGAGGTcctccagggcaggagagggaagaaatcaTTAGGAAAATGATTATCAGAAATTGTTGTTACTACAAATTAGTAGGAAATAAAtcattgggaagaaattcccaaTTGGggagccactggcacaggttgcccaggcaggttgtggatgtcccctccctggagggattgaaggacaggctggatgaggccttgagcagcctgggctggtgcagttgtccctgcccatggcagggggctggaactggatgagctttaaggtctcttccaacccaaaccaccaatcCATGAGTCTATGGAAGAGGGTCTAAATCCAGCATGTGAAGGCTTGAGAGCCAGCTTGGTGGGCATCAGGTTGCCTTTTCACAGGGGCTGTGCTCTAAGCAAAATTTATTGTCAGCTCCTAGGCTGGAGCAGTTTCAAGTAGGAGGAGACCTACTTGATGGGGGGTTCAAGGAACCAGGTTTTTGAATGGCCACCAAATCCacccctgcccagagcagagtcaGCGTGACAGACGTTAGCCACCGCCTGTAAGACCTGGGGaagcagcagttcctgtccctccccAGGCGATCCTTTCCTGCACTTAATTGTCCTTCCATTAGGCTTTGTCTGATGCCCAGCTAAACCTCCCTTGCAGCAGTTGGTGACTCCTTGTCCTCTCCCAGGTGGACATGGAGCAGGTCGTTCTGTTCCTCTTTGCTGGATGTGAAGCCAGTgggtgggcagtgcccagcagcctggcacctgaGCTGTGCTCGATGCCTGCTGGCTTGCTGTGCAGAGCCGTGGCTCAGAGCCTGCTGGCAGTGTTGACTTGTTAACAAAAGCATTGCTAATTGACAGATCTGCCCAGCGTTCTGCCACACCTCAAGTCCTGGGGTCACCTGTGGGCCCCTCGctccaagaaggatgttgatgggctggagcagggtcagagaagggcagtgaagctgaggaaggggctggaaaacagggctggggaagaaCAGCTGAGTGACCTAGGaatgttgagcctggagaagaggaggctgaggggagactggGTCTTTACAACtggctgaaaggaggctggagctaagtgggagttgggctcttctcccaaggaacaagtgacaggaggagaggaaatggcctcaaattgtcccagggcaggtttagttggacctgatgatcttaaagggcttttccagccaaagtgACTCCATAGTTCTTTGAAAATTCAGTGACCAGTGGCCTTGAATTGTTCTTGGCTCCATCTGGATTTGTCACCTGGGGCTGaccttccccacagcagggctctggctTCAATTTGATCCAAGCAGTAATTACAAATAAGCATTAGCACCAATTCCAGGGTGGTTGCCAAGGCTTCTGCTGATCTCTTTAGTTTCAGCCATCGGGAATTTTCCACCTAGCTGCTGAAGAACAAgatcaggagctgcagctgctgagcatgACAGTAGGCGCAGCTTTCTTTTATCTGTTTGACTTGGAGCATTGCCTGTAAGTGGCATCACCTGCACACAGGAGTGGGCACCCAGCACTAGTGGGGCTGGAGAAAAATCTCTAGGAAAGGGAATGCACTGctagctgtggagctgtgagctTGGCTTGTGTGAGAGCCTGTAGAGGTTTGGTGActtcacatccccagcctgGGGGCATCAGGTTGCCATCAGGTACCCAGCCTGTGACAAAGTGCACCAAGGGTTTAAACACCATCAGAAATCGGCCTCTGCAGGGCGTCTTAGGAAGTGGGACTTCTCCAAAGCTGACTTTATGGAGCACCAATTTGTGGTGAGAGGGACAGACCTTGGCAGAGTAGGGAAGATGAGGGAGGCATGTGTGTGATGTTGCTGGAAGGCAGATGGAAGATACATAGAACAGTTAATGCTGGGTGAGTGTAGGCAGGGAGTGAGCAGATCAGCAGAGTGGggaaggctggcagagaagtggCATCTAGGGATGCCTCACCCTGgaatcattccaggtcaggttggttgaggctctgagcaacctgct
The sequence above is a segment of the Pogoniulus pusillus isolate bPogPus1 chromosome 37, bPogPus1.pri, whole genome shotgun sequence genome. Coding sequences within it:
- the YTHDF2 gene encoding YTH domain-containing family protein 2 isoform X1, with the translated sequence MSASSLLEQRPKGQGNKVQNGSVHQKDGLNDDDFEPYLSPQARPNNAYTAMSDSYLPNYYSPSIGFSYSLGEAAWSTGGDPPMPYLTSYGQLSNGEPHFLPDAMFGQPGALGSTPFLGQHGFNFFPSGIDFSAWGSNSSQGQSTQSSGYSSSYAYAPSSLGGAMIDGQSAFTSETLNKAPGMNAIDQGMAALKLGSTDVASSMPKVVGSAVGSGSITSNIVASNSLPPATIAPPKPTSWADIASKPAKQQPKLKTKNGLAGSTLPPPPIKHNMDIGTWDNKGPVAKAPVQALVPNMAQQPAQVSSQPVGQQINSSPPVVQASSGPQPQVLPSQPSQLPVPPPAQPSRWVAPRNRGSGFSQNGADSNGAGLAQAAPGAAPSEPHPVLEKLRSINNYNPKDFDWNPKHGRVFIIKSYSEDDIHRSIKYNIWCSTEHGNKRLDAAYRSMNAKGPVYLLFSVNGSGHFCGVAEMKSAVDYNTCAGVWSQDKWKGRFDVRWIFVKDVPNSQLRHIRLENNENKPVTNSRDTQEVPLEKAKQVLKIIATYKHTTSIFDDFSHYEKRQEEEENVKKCGSSCSPGRRVNPYER
- the YTHDF2 gene encoding YTH domain-containing family protein 2 isoform X2 — encoded protein: MSASSLLEQRPKGQGNKVQNGSVHQKDGLNDDDFEPYLSPQARPNNAYTAMSDSYLPNYYSPSIGFSYSLGEAAWSTGGDPPMPYLTSYGQLSNGEPHFLPDAMFGQPGALGSTPFLGQHGFNFFPSGIDFSAWGSNSSQGQSTQSSGYSSSYAYAPSSLGGAMIDGQSAFTSETLNKAPGMNAIDQGMAALKLGSTDVASSMPKVVGSAVGSGSITSNIVASNSLPPATIAPPKPTSWADIASKPAKQQPKLKTKNGLAGSTLPPPPIKHNMDIGTWDNKGPVAKAPVQALVPNMAQQPAQVSSQPVGQQINSSPPVVQASSGPQPQVLPSQPSQLPVPPPAQPSRWVAPRNRGSGFSQNGADSNGAGLAQAAPGAAPSEPHPVLEKLRSINNYNPKDFDWNPKHGRVFIIKSYSEDDIHRSIKYNIWCSTEHGNKRLDAAYRSMNAKGPVYLLFSVNGSGHFCGVAEMKSAVDYNTCAGVWSQDKWKGRFDVRWIFVKDVPNSQLRHIRLENNENKPVTNSRDTQEVPLEKAKQVLKIIATYKHTTSIFDDFSHYEKRQEEEENVKKERQGRVK